A single genomic interval of Anopheles marshallii chromosome 2, idAnoMarsDA_429_01, whole genome shotgun sequence harbors:
- the LOC128707953 gene encoding 39S ribosomal protein L44, mitochondrial yields the protein MMLFSVTRSLLRGAQRIDTHRNRDVHRWVAPTLRELRRRREKMGPEAELPRSSHSDWNYNAEIFAFGKRLQESFDPNVLQQAFTHQSFIEQEIRKQAAVGIEQPVLGVTDNRDLIVQGERLIADNVEAFLLTALSRLPRQFISSIREALTSEAQLAHVSSHLGTKDIIMAAEFPVGDALMASTLKAIVAALQRSSGDERCFLFVRDFICGQLNQRDLYEYLHIPDPLRMLQEYCKEREIAEPEPRLIGNVGKNTLLAAYNVGIYSDRKLLGTGYGENQMTAVQEAASDCLRQLFGTEVHMKPVDFRLTLKDCARHMAQHTSGKVETRQ from the coding sequence ATGATGTTATTTAGTGTTACCCGTTCTTTGTTGCGTGGTGCTCAGCGAATAGATACTCACCGGAACCGTGATGTGCACCGCTGGGTAGCACCAACACTGCGTGAGCTTCGCCGGCGCCGCGAAAAGATGGGACCGGAAGCCGAATTGCCCCGATCATCACACTCAGATTGGAATTATAATGCAGAGATCTTTGCATTCGGCAAACGGCTGCAAGAGTCATTCGATCCCAACGTCCTACAGCAAGCCTTCACACACCAATCATTTATTGAACAGGAAATACGCAAACAGGCAGCGGTCGGCATCGAACAGCCGGTGCTCGGTGTCACCGATAACCGGGACTTGATTGTGCAAGGTGAACGTTTGATCGCAGACAACGTTGAGGCCTTTCTGCTGACTGCACTATCACGCTTACCGCGGCAGTTCATCTCTTCTATACGGGAGGCCCTCACCAGCGAGGCACAACTCGCTCACGTATCGTCTCATCTGGGCACGAAGGACATAATTATGGCGGCAGAATTTCCCGTCGGGGATGCTTTGATGGCCTCCACACTCAAAGCCATTGTGGCCGCATTACAGCGCTCTTCTGGGGATGAACGTTGCTTTCTGTTTGTGCGTGATTTCATTTGCGGTCAGTTGAATCAACGCGACCTGTACGAGTACTTGCACATCCCGGACCCGCTTCGCATGTTGCAGGAATATTGTAAAGAGCGAGAAATTGCCGAACCCGAACCACGTCTTATCGGTAATGTTGGAAAAAACACCCTCCTGGCTGCATACAACGTTGGCATTTATAGCGATCGTAAGCTGTTAGGAACGGGATATGGCGAGAATCAGATGACGGCAGTCCAAGAAGCAGCGAGTGACTGTTTGCGGCAGCTATTCGGTACCGAAGTGCACATGAAACCAGTTGATTTCAGACTAACCTTAAAGGATTGTGCACGCCATATGGCACAGCATACCAGCGGCAAGGTAGAAACGAGACAATAA
- the LOC128707394 gene encoding centromere protein J, with translation MAESPRSILVRLKQLKHWQEEQQRVLLEKHLAQQQLLEREQQKMYEVLGLRQQTNEDGGGQLYEDSGSEPEYEETNLQAQLATERLQESSVKDDTTIFDSDAEQPTVEQEQALKRASNIPKKRFLKRGEGLRARFKVDPDKFKLENLPKYKFANHNRERNNWKSGTKQEQSAGGSLEAPKVSRVSNGKSEKTKQTLNEKKGRTRSDQGIVLDVNRVQDKKLDTRRRMGGSFPLIGKTDTNNDNADNEDDDQLFGNIVTSLKITDVENIVQKPRVIPDVPWKQRLDPMVPPKISKEQRDLNFFEQLEEKVVGKSFNSNSSSILRFIAANESTVNDDGLTNDDTISSEQIVNDPLVRQEDIALKDRLLAPPPSRTVLNAHDSDDSNEDHAHVRFIDDEESSESSDEDESDVTTDHETYNHMQGIASSKMSTPNDKVIVHPRSLEQTGQNSERSDEEESKGCPDEDGTVDSANGQSEAEDTPVAGFIGDETLRSEILAKSELLKERLTELEREIDNYRRENAELIQAKQEHELERLKLQQDREEMEEHMNDERIKMEVYFHDERMKIETERKQALREAQKPNKKDKEEIMRLNEELAEVRRQQKEREAKHSATLARFRSQLKTVEKEMQEVRLELEVTKKDNRRLETENTRLKRQNNSRMLVEINRNIAKLATGGSETVEQQVSKEDPKRSSLLAKSKKGAQSTNRSKPPQIIQPKERKVPTQVTRVKVTNHQTVARGKPTSSRGKTLPVREDNLTSETDENDENGFYPNDGSSDEQFSPRKDGNSNIDEENDEDDDDDEADDVLGEYSSSAQEGPIPSSYFPKNPAVRKTLFNAINLNEDTPAAPTRQGLVRKENPTTQCDLLDRTPEAAELIKSMKREIVNVDGSRDIWYPNGNLKKISPDGMIIRMLYFNKDIKETNMTEGTTKYYYFETNTWHTTYLDGLEILEFPDGQTEHRFKDGSTEVHFSNGSIRTTNPNSADITEEWKYPDGTMVIIRKNDDKEINLPNGQVEIHTKAHKRRIYPDGTIKFVYPDGSQESRYSNGRIRLKDKDGRLLSDTGGGTGAT, from the exons ATGGCGGAATCACCACGCAGCATTCTCGTGCGGCTGAAACAGTTGAAACATTGGCAGGAGGAGCAACAGCGCGTCCTGCTGGAGAAGCATCTCGCCCAGCAACAGTTGTTGGAAcgtgagcaacaaaaaatgtatgaagTTTTGGGATTGCGGCAGCAGACGAACGAGGATGGCGGTGGGCAACTTTACGAAGACAGCGGCAGCGAACCCGAATACGAAGAGACCAATTTGCAAGCTCAACTCGCTACCGAGCGTTTGCAGGAATCCTCTGTGAAAGATGATACAACCATATTCGACTCGGATGCCGAACAACCAACGGTCGAGCAAGAGCAGGCTTTAAAACGAGCGAGCAATATTCCCAAGAAGCGATTTTTGAAGCGTGGCGAAGGATTGCGTGCTAGGTTCAAAGTGGATCCTGATAAATTTAAGCTAGAAAACTTACCTAAATATAAATTTGCTAACCATAACAGAGAGCGAAACAATTGGAAAAGTGGAACTAAACAGGAACAAAGCGCTGGCGGAAGTTTGGAAGCTCCGAAGGTTTCGCGTGTTTCCAATGGCAAGTCGGAAAAGACGAAGCAAACACTCAACGAAAAGAAGGGACGCACTAGGAGTGACCAAGGTATTGTGCTAGACGTAAACCGTGTTCAGGATAAGAAGCTTGACACTAGACGGCGTATGGGTGGATCGTTTCCGTTGATCGGAAAGACGGACACAAATAATGACAATGCGGATAACGAGGACGACGACCAGCTATTTGGTAACATTGTTACAAGTTTAAAAATTACAGATGTGGAAAACATTGTGCAAAAACCACGTGTGATACCGGATGTACCGTGGAAGCAAAGGCTTGACCCAATGGTTCCACCCAAAATATCGAAGGAGCAACGTGATTTGAACTTTTTTGAGCAGCTCGAAGAGAAAGTTGTTGGTAAGAGTTTCAATTCTAATTCTAGCAGCATTTTGCGATTTATAGCGGCCAACGAATCAACCGTTAACGATGATGGGCTGACAAATGACGATACTATTTCAAGTGAACAGATAGTAAACGATCCTTTAGTACGCCAGGAGGATATAGCTTTAAAGGATAGATTACTGGCACCTCCGCCGTCCAGAACCGTTTTGAATGCTCATGATTCGGACGACAGCAACGAGGACCATGCGCACGTGCGCTTTATTGATGATGAAGAATCATCGGAGTCTAGTGATGAAGATGAGTCAGACGTTACTACAGACCATGAGACATATAACCATATGCAGGGAATAGCATCTAGCAAAATGTCCACACCGAATGATAAAGTCATCGTACACCCTCGTTCGCTCGAACAAACAGGTCAGAACAGCGAACGAAGCGATGAAGAAGAGTCGAAAGGATGCCCTGACGAAGACGGCACTGTTGACAGCGCCAACGGACAGTCGGAAGCCGAAGACACTCCGGTGGCCGGTTTCATTGGCGATGAGACGCTTCGCAGTGAAATACTTGCGAAAAGTGAACTGCTCAAGGAAAGATTAACTGAGCTGGAACGGGAAATAGATAACTACCGGCGGGAGAATGCCGAGCTTATACAGGCCAAGCAGGAACATGAACTGGAGCGGCTGAAGCTGCAACAAGATCGGGAAGAGATGGAGGAGCACATGAATGACGAGCGTATCAAAATGGAGGTCTACTTCCACGACGAGCGGATGAAGATCGAGACGGAACGCAAGCAGGCACTTCGGGAAGcacaaaaaccgaacaaaaaggATAAGGAAGAAATTATGCGTTTGAACGAGGAGCTTGCTGAGGTGCGCAGGCAGCAAAAGGAGCGAGAAGCTAAGCATAGTGCCACCTTGGCACGGTTTAGATCGCAGTTAAAAACAGTCGAAAAGGAGATGCAGGAAGTACGGCTTGAGCTCGAGGTAACGAAGAAAGATAACCGCCGTTTGGAGACGGAAAATACTCGATTGAAGCGCCAAAACAATAGCCGAATGTTGGTTGAAATTAATCGCAACATTGCTAAACTTGCGACCGGGGGAAGTGAGACCGTTGAACAGCAAGTGTCTAAGGAGGACCCAAAACGATCTTCATTGCTGGCCAAATCCAAAAAAGGCGCCCAAAGTACGAACCGATCAAAACCGCCCCAGATCATTCAACCGAAGGAGCGAAAGGTGCCAACACAGGTGACAAGAGTGAAAGTTACAAATCATCAGACAGTGGCCCGAGGAAAGCCCACATCCTCGCGGGGGAAAACCTTACCGGTTCGGGAAGACAATTTGACCTCAGAAACAgacgaaaatgatgaaaatggtttttatCCAAATGACGGTTCGTCTGATGAGCAGTTCAGTCCTCGCAAAGATGGGAACAGTAATATTGacgaagaaaatgatgaagatgatgacgatgacgaagcGGATGATGTTCTTGGGGAATACTCCAGTTCCGCTCAGGAAGGACCGATTCCGTCTTCGTATTTCCCGAAAAATCCAGCCGTTCGTAAAACACTCTTCAATGCGATCAATCTAAACGAGGATACGCCGGCAGCACCAACACGACAAGGATTGGTGCGCAAAGAGAACCCCACAACGCAGTGTGATCTACTCGATCGTACACCAGAAGCGGCAGAATTAATCAAGAGCATGAAGCGGGAAATAGTGAATGTGGATGGCAGTCGCGATATCTGGTACCCGAATGGGAATCTGAAGAAAATATCACCGGATGGAATGATCATACGGATGCTGTACTTTAACAAGGAtataaaggaaacaaacatgaCCGAGGGCACAACGAAGTACTACTACTTCGAGACCAATACCTGGCATACGACCTATCTCGATGGGTTAGAAATATTGGAATTTCCTGA TGGCCAGACGGAACATCGCTTTAAAGATGGATCGACAGAAGTTCATTTTTCCAATGGttccatacgtaccaccaacCCAAACAGTGCGGACATAACCGAAGAATGGAAGTATCCTGATGGTACTATGGTAATTATTAGGAAAAACGATGATAAGGAGATTAATCTGCCAAATGGGCAGGTTGAGATACACACTAAGGCGCACAAGCGGCGCATTTATCCGGACGGGACGATTAAGTTCGTTTATCCCGATGGCAGTCAGGAATCACGATACTCAAACGGTCGGATTCGGTTGAAAGATAAAGATGGTCGTCTCTTGTCGGACACTGGTGGCGGAACAGGAGCAACATGA
- the LOC128708672 gene encoding uncharacterized protein LOC128708672 encodes MASHSSFYQGTKRISPLKIRNPSILPSQIMPSPTGAPFNFAEMPWSYGVKPGQLMEFNAVIRPSPITGPPSPVPSMPSGSSPPSFGLSTATSQSFLPELRKRKPDPDVIPVPSKQFLTEEAMSSHLNNLHLSSEYTAHDIRTNTSTPESPALSTLEEDMLLGNTEAYHVCMSPQELEERLKKAQRIAICEEVRRLDNRSEILPQALLERIEKPCTALMIWQPPQERIQSLFCTVTQKIEERERKNRQAAKNNNNIEIMVDSMAISDDLPDLPDFDEDLDFEQDASETDWPRRSVPDAPDPATMDVEM; translated from the exons ATGGCATCTCATTCTAGTTTCTACCAAGGAACCAAGCGGATCTCTCCATTGAAAATAAG AAACCCAAGCATATTGCCGTCTCAAATAATGCCGTCACCGACGGGTGCTCCGTTCAATTTCGCCGAAATGCCCTGGTCCTACGGGGTAAAGCCAGGCCAATTGATGGAATTTAATGCTGTTATTCGACCCAGTCCCATTACGGGACCTCCTTCACCAGTACCATCAATGCCATCAGGCAGCAGCCCGCCATCGTTTGGACTTTCGACAGCAACGTCGCAATCGTTCCTGCCGGAGCttagaaaacgaaaacccGACCCGGACGTTATACCAGT GCCATCGAAACAGTTTCTTACAGAGGAAGCCATGTCATCGCATTTAAACAATCTGCACCTTTCTTCCGAGTACACCGCACATGACATCCGCACGAATACATCCACACCCGAATCTCCTGCCCTTTCCACGCTCGAAGAGGACATGCTTTTGGGTAATACTGAAGCGTACCACGTGTGCATGTCCCCTCAAGAACTGGAGGAACGTCTAAAGAAAGCACAACGTATTGCGATCTGCGAAGAGGTGCGCCGGTTGGACAATCGCTCCGAAATACTGCCCCAGGCGTTGCTAGAACGTATTGAAAAACCGTGCACCGCATTAATGATCTGGCAGCCCCCGCAGGAACGCATTCAGTCACTTTTCTGCACAGTGACACAAAAGATAGAAGAACGTGAACGCAAAAACCGGCAGGCGGCGaagaataacaacaacattgaAATAATGGTTGATTCAATGGCTATCAGCGATGATCTGCCGGATCTGCCAGATTTCGATGAAGATCTGGACTTCGAACAGGATGCTAGTGAAACGGATTGGCCAAGGCGTTCTGTGCCAGATGCCCCCGATCCAGCAACAATGGATGTTGAAATGTAG